The Heyndrickxia acidicola sequence GGAAGGTTCTACTCTTTTGGATTATTTTCTCAGATATGGAAAACCTAAATACTGTCCATCTTACCTTTTAGGCAATTCATCGCGTGGAAAGAAGGAAAAGCTTTTGGAAAAGAACATCATTGATCTTATGGATGATTTGCAGAAGAAACAATTACAGGAAGTGATCGGAGGAATGACGTTCACTAAAAACTTCCGCTCTCCCTCTGCTGAGGAGTGGTATGTGTTTTTGCCTGGCTTTAAAGATCCTGTGACAGGAGGGGCTGCAGGCAAAGTGATCGTGCATTATAACCTATTTGATACGAAGCATATTTTTATCAATACCACCATTATTTTAGATGATCCCGCCCTCCACCAAAAAGAAGTGCATGGACTGGTCTACGGAATTTGCGATGAGCTTGTCAACCGTTTGGTGGGATATGCCGACACGCTGCTGTCCGTTCATTCAGGGGAAAATTCGTATCATGCGGAGTATAAACAGTAATCCAAGAGAGATCCCCTGCCCTTTTGAATGAGTGGGGATACCCTTTGTCTACAGCCCTCCGCAGCCGGGATTAGGATGGTCGCTTTTTTTCGAGGATTTTTCCGGTTTAATCGTAACCGTTTCAAGCCCATAGCCGGTTGAACTGTTTTCCAGCTCCTGATTGCTCGGATTACTTTTTTCATCAACAATCGACTTACCTTCATGATCATCATCATGGCTGTTTGTCATTGATTTCATCTCCTGTTTAAGAATAATTTTTTTTATTAGTCAATAATGGGATTATCCTGTAGGGAATTGTGATACTCATCAAAAATAGCCTTGCTTTCCTTGGAATCTTCAATTCCGGTTAAATATTGGTCGCCCTCTTCCCCTTCAATCATCAAAAAGGTTTTGTTATCTGCTGATACAAGGGCAAACGATTTGTCGTTCATAGTAAATAAGGCTTCCACTGCAAATTCTCTTTGATTTCCTTCTTCGTCCTCAATCATGATGAAATCCTTTATGTCGTCCTTCATTTAAACAGTCACCTCATTCATGGGAATGAGTATACTATGCCCATTTTGGCGAGAGATATGTTTGAAGTGATCTTGATGATTTTGCTAAAAAAAAGAGGCTGGTTATGTCCCAGCCTCTTCCCTGTTTACAACCCATATCCTGTTGAATCTTTTTGGTTACTATTTATTGACGAGGTTTCTTACTCCCGTATCAATATCGTCTAAATATCCATTTAGTGAAGATAATTCATTACCGATGTAAAACAATGCAATAACACTTAATACTAACAAGACTAAAACGACAATCTTAAAATGGTAACCATTTTTTCCGTTGTAATCTCCATTTCCCATTCCTCTTCCTATACGGTGTTGGGAAATGCTGTTCTTTTTCTCCTTGATTATTACAATATTTCAATATAACCTTCTGTCCCATGCACACGGATTTGCTGCCTGTCTTTTATTCGTTTCGTCGCATGTTCCACGCCAACAACAGCTGGTAAGCCATATTCTCGTGCAATAACTGCTCCATGGGTCATCAGTCCGCCTACCTCGGTGACTAAGCCTTTTATGGAAACAAACAATGGTGTCCAGCTAGGGTCCGTAAAGGTGGTAACTAAGATATCTCCATCCTCTAAATCAGCATCTTCTATGTTTAGGATGACACGTGCTCTTCCCTCGACAACGCCAGAAGAAACAGGCAGACCAGCAATCGCTCCAGCTGGGAGATTTTCTCGTTTGTACTCACCAATCATGATTTCGCCATCAGACGTGATCACACGTGGAGGAGTTAGTTTTTCATATAATGTATACTCGTCTTTTCGTTTGCTGATAATCTGGTAATCCAGTTTATTTGTGCGTACGGCTTCGCCAAGCTCTTCAAAAGTGAGATAGTATATATCTTCTTTTTCATGGAGTACGCTTGCTTGCACCAGTTTTTCGGCTTCTTTCAGTAAAGCCTGTTTATAAATAAAGTAGCGATTCACCATGCCGTATTTTGGATATTCGCGATACCCCATGAAATTCCGGATTCGGCTGATCATTCGTTTTGTTTCTTTGGCTCTTTGTTCACCATCCGGTAATTGCTTTAATCGATCCACTAACTCTTGTTCTTTATTCAGAGCCTCCAGCCGACCTTGCTCAAATTTCCGCTTGCTTTCATTCGGCTCAAAGTTTTTGATGTTATTGAGAATCATGGGGACAAGTGTAATGGGTTTTTCACTCCATCGTGTTCTTGTCATATCGATTTCTCCGGCACATCGCATTCCGTATTTGCTGAGAAAGCCATTGATAGCGTCTTTTGCTTCCTGTCCGCCATTAACATTTACCAGTCCAGCCAAAAAGGTATCATCTTTTACTTGTTGTAAATACTCCATTACTTCTGGATAAGGACGAATCACATCTGCGACATCCATTAGTGCCAGACCCATTTCCGACGTAATATTGTTTGGTACAGACTGAGAAAGCGTGTCTGCAGCGTTTTTTTCACCTAGCCACTCGTTCATCTTTTCACTGATCCATGCTGATGCATTTATTGCTGCCATAAAGGTAGCAGAACTTTGCGGGTCAAATAAAATTTTCCTTAATTCCTGAATATCTTCCAGTATGAACTCAATTAAATCGTTTCCTGATTTCGCTTGGATGGTTTGTTTTAACGTTTCAATCGATGTTTGACTGCGTTTTATCAAATCAGAAACGATGGATGGATTGTTTTCGATTTGTTCAAGCATATCTGTATTGCCTCTAGCGGGACTCGGTGCTTGATGATCATTTGGTAATGATGTTATAAAATCTCCACGCTCAATGATGTTTATAAGTGCGTCTTTCATGAGCGGATCGTGCTGGCCCATGGCATGTAATAAAGCGTCTCTTCTGTCAGCTGAAGCCAGTTGAGGTGTGACATCAACAAACAGCCTTCCACCCGCTTTGCGCATGGGTGCAGGAGTCGTTAAAAGGAAAAAAGACAATCCCAGTGGTTTCATGGCATCAGTCATCATTTGTTGATGGCCGACAGACACATAGACGTGATTTTCCTGATCGTTCGCTTCTGGTATGGGGAAAAGCGTTGTGATTGGACGACTCTGGACGAAATGAAATGTATCATCCGCTAAACACCATTCAATATCTTGCGGGCAGCCAAAATAGGCTTCGATCTGTCTTCCGAGGCGTGCAAGCTGTACGATTTGCTGTTCAGTAAGGGCTTGCGTTTTTTGCTTCTCTGGGTTGATCTTCTGTGTCTCTGTTCCGCCTTCTTTTCGTGCATAGATCGCTAATTTTTTGGCTGCGATCATTTTGTCGACAATTTCTTCAGCACGTACTTTATAACAATCGGCTGATACCAGGCCAGAGACAAGTGCTTCTCCAAGCCCAAAACTGGCATTGATGGAAAGTAAATTTCTGTTAGAGGTAATGGGGTCAGCGGTAAATAAAACCCCTGATGCCTGTGGGAAAACCATCCTCTGAACAATAACGGATATATAAACTTGTCTGTGGTTAACCCGATTTTGTATTCTGTAAATAACCGCTCTTTCCGTAAATAGTGAAGCCCAGCATTTTTTGATATACCGTAAGATTGCTTCTTTTCCGATAATATTTAAATAGGTGTCTTGTTGACCAGCAAATGAGGCATAGGGTAAATCTTCAGCAGTCGCACTTGAACGAACTGCATAAGCATGTTCATGACCACACTGAGAGAGATAATCGGCAATTGCATTCACAACATCCAAAGGAATGTCTGCTTCCCTAATGATTTGTTGGATCTTCTTGCTGATTTCACCAATTTGATCACGATCCTCCACTTTCAGCATTGTTAAATGCTCCAGCAATGCTTGAAACGTTTGGTTATGGTCAAATGCTTTTTTAAATCCCTCTGTTGTAACACAAAATCCTTCTGGTACTTTTATTCCTTGAATTTTTGATAATTCCCCTAAATTCAACCCTTTTCCGCCAACGAGCATAAGCTGTGTTTTTTCTGTTTCCTGTAAACCGAGAACCAATGCACCCATTATATATCCCTCCGACCATCTGATTAAATATCTCTTGCATTTTAGCAGGAGTAAATGAGAAGAAAAAGGCTATTTCGCTCATTTTTTATATGATATAATTATAGTGGGAAGGAGTAGGTTCACTTTTTCCTAATAAACTAATCCCCCGTTTTTACACCACAAAGGCAGTTCCTATTCCTTTTTTATCCTCTACTATTAACCTTCACATAACTCCATCCTCTCCATCGTAAGGAAGTGGTAAAACTTATTTACGGCCAGTTGTGAAATAAGTCAATCTTTTCCTGCCGATTACCGGAGGACATCGGTTTTCATTTACCCATTCACGGGTAATCAATGTTTACATCGATGCAAACTGTGTAAAAAGGACAATCTTCTTCACGCCTGGTTCTCGGTCATCTTTGCATTTTGCTTCAGTAATAAACCAATGAATTATGTGCAGCATTCACACCAGGGTAGTATTCATTTTATTTGATTAGGAGTAAGTACCTAAAATCTGCCCAAAAAGACAAGATGCTCAGATTCCTATTACAAAAAGTGAATTTCCAGTTAAACTGTAACGTAAGATCCTTTCAATCCACACCTTTTTGGTGTTTATTGCCTAATCCCATGTTTCTTCTTGAAGTAAACTGACCCGTTAACGAAATACAAAAAGAGCTGCCAACAATGACAGCCCGATCTTAGCTCTTGCACCTGTTTGTTTAGGTAAGGTCTTCATAACTTATTTTGAGAGTCATGATTCCTTTTTGAACATTATTTCTTTAGCAACTCCATTCTTTCTCGTAAGAAAGCCATCTCTAAACTGCTTTAAGGTATTAACGAGTTTTATCTATCGTTTGATTTTAGTTCCAAAAGGAAATACATCAGTTGTCCAAAAATGCTGCCAAAAACAACGATGAACACCCATATCGTCCTGTTTAAAAAGTTAAAATAGATTTGGGCAGAAATTCTTTTTAAACAACCAATCATGATTACTAAATCAACAAAAAGTGCAATAATAGGAAAAATACTTGATAATATTCCCATCAGCTATCTACTCCCTAGTTAATTTATAAACGTTAGTTCGCAAATAAAACTAGCTATTGTCATTTACCTCCTGATGACTATCTCAATACTGAATGAATCCAATCGGAAATATCCTTTACCACTTGTTGATCAACATGTTGTACAACCTTATACTCTTTTTTGGCTTTTCGTATCTCTCCATAAACAGAAGGCATGAACGCATGATTCAGATTTGGATACAGTTTATACGTTACATTTGGCCTATCTCCTAATA is a genomic window containing:
- a CDS encoding DUF1292 domain-containing protein; the encoded protein is MKDDIKDFIMIEDEEGNQREFAVEALFTMNDKSFALVSADNKTFLMIEGEEGDQYLTGIEDSKESKAIFDEYHNSLQDNPIID
- the ppsA gene encoding phosphoenolpyruvate synthase, whose protein sequence is MGALVLGLQETEKTQLMLVGGKGLNLGELSKIQGIKVPEGFCVTTEGFKKAFDHNQTFQALLEHLTMLKVEDRDQIGEISKKIQQIIREADIPLDVVNAIADYLSQCGHEHAYAVRSSATAEDLPYASFAGQQDTYLNIIGKEAILRYIKKCWASLFTERAVIYRIQNRVNHRQVYISVIVQRMVFPQASGVLFTADPITSNRNLLSINASFGLGEALVSGLVSADCYKVRAEEIVDKMIAAKKLAIYARKEGGTETQKINPEKQKTQALTEQQIVQLARLGRQIEAYFGCPQDIEWCLADDTFHFVQSRPITTLFPIPEANDQENHVYVSVGHQQMMTDAMKPLGLSFFLLTTPAPMRKAGGRLFVDVTPQLASADRRDALLHAMGQHDPLMKDALINIIERGDFITSLPNDHQAPSPARGNTDMLEQIENNPSIVSDLIKRSQTSIETLKQTIQAKSGNDLIEFILEDIQELRKILFDPQSSATFMAAINASAWISEKMNEWLGEKNAADTLSQSVPNNITSEMGLALMDVADVIRPYPEVMEYLQQVKDDTFLAGLVNVNGGQEAKDAINGFLSKYGMRCAGEIDMTRTRWSEKPITLVPMILNNIKNFEPNESKRKFEQGRLEALNKEQELVDRLKQLPDGEQRAKETKRMISRIRNFMGYREYPKYGMVNRYFIYKQALLKEAEKLVQASVLHEKEDIYYLTFEELGEAVRTNKLDYQIISKRKDEYTLYEKLTPPRVITSDGEIMIGEYKRENLPAGAIAGLPVSSGVVEGRARVILNIEDADLEDGDILVTTFTDPSWTPLFVSIKGLVTEVGGLMTHGAVIAREYGLPAVVGVEHATKRIKDRQQIRVHGTEGYIEIL